From one Bacteroidota bacterium genomic stretch:
- the icd gene encoding NADP-dependent isocitrate dehydrogenase — MNSGKIKIENGKLIVPNNPTIPYIEGDGTGPDIWAASVRVFDAAIEKAYGGDRKINWLEVYAGENSFNRTGEWLPQKTLDAFIEYLVGIKGPLTTPIGGGITSLNVALRQKLDLYVCLRPVKYITGVPSPVKRPENVDMVIFRENTEDIYAGIEWAAGTENAKKIIRFLQEEMKVDSIRFPETSGIGIKPASKEGTYRLVKAALEYALLENRKSLTIVHKGNIMKYTEGAFKKWGFEVAVTEYRDKVVTERESWIIGNKDKSPDLSIEDNAKMIDPGYHMMVDAQKKEIQAEVESALKLMPTHGNGQWKQKLLIRDSIADITLQQVLTRPTEFEVIATMNLNGDYLSDALAAQVGGIGIAPGANINYITGHAIFEATHGTAPKYAGLDQVNPGSVILSGGMMLKYMGWDKAHDLIWDALVKTIAQKRVTYDYHRMMDNAKLLKCSEFGDAIIENM, encoded by the coding sequence ATGAATTCAGGAAAAATAAAAATTGAAAACGGAAAATTAATCGTCCCAAATAATCCAACGATTCCTTACATAGAAGGAGATGGGACCGGCCCGGATATTTGGGCTGCTTCTGTACGTGTGTTTGATGCTGCTATTGAGAAAGCTTATGGTGGCGATCGGAAAATTAATTGGCTGGAAGTATATGCCGGAGAGAATTCATTTAACCGCACCGGTGAATGGTTGCCACAGAAAACCCTAGATGCATTTATTGAATATTTAGTTGGAATAAAAGGCCCGTTAACCACCCCAATTGGAGGCGGGATTACTTCATTAAATGTTGCTTTACGACAAAAACTCGACTTATATGTTTGCTTGCGACCTGTGAAATATATCACAGGTGTTCCTTCCCCTGTAAAACGACCAGAAAATGTCGATATGGTAATTTTCAGGGAAAATACAGAAGATATTTATGCGGGAATTGAGTGGGCCGCAGGTACTGAAAATGCAAAAAAAATAATCCGTTTTTTACAGGAAGAGATGAAAGTAGATAGTATCCGTTTTCCTGAAACTAGTGGAATTGGAATCAAACCGGCTTCAAAAGAAGGGACCTACCGTTTGGTAAAAGCTGCGCTTGAATATGCTTTGCTGGAAAACAGGAAATCGTTAACCATCGTTCATAAAGGTAATATTATGAAATATACCGAAGGTGCCTTTAAAAAATGGGGATTTGAAGTTGCAGTTACTGAATATCGCGATAAAGTTGTTACCGAACGAGAAAGTTGGATCATTGGAAATAAAGATAAAAGTCCGGATTTGAGTATCGAGGATAATGCCAAAATGATTGATCCGGGCTACCATATGATGGTTGATGCTCAGAAAAAAGAAATACAGGCTGAGGTTGAATCTGCACTGAAATTAATGCCAACACACGGCAACGGACAATGGAAACAGAAATTGCTTATTCGGGACTCAATTGCTGATATTACACTTCAGCAAGTGCTTACAAGGCCTACTGAATTTGAAGTAATTGCTACCATGAACCTGAATGGCGATTATCTGTCGGATGCTTTGGCAGCGCAGGTTGGAGGTATTGGCATTGCTCCCGGAGCAAATATTAATTATATAACGGGCCATGCCATTTTTGAAGCAACTCATGGAACTGCTCCTAAATATGCCGGTTTGGATCAGGTTAACCCGGGTTCGGTAATTCTTTCAGGAGGAATGATGTTGAAATATATGGGCTGGGATAAAGCTCACGATTTGATATGGGATGCTTTAGTGAAAACCATCGCCCAAAAAAGAGTTACCTATGATTATCACCGCATGATGGATAATGCAAAATTGCTTAAATGCTCAGAGTTTGGCGATGCCATCATTGAAAATATGTAG
- a CDS encoding citrate (Si)-synthase, whose product MTSLKEKLYQKIQEHRPRIERLNNEFGDVVVDQVTISKLLGGMRGLKSLITDISYLDPNEGIRFRGYKLEEVFEKLPKPKGADMPYVEGLFYLLLTGDIPTEAEVTEVVDEFAKRRILPRYIYELIDAFPCCSHPMTIFSSAIISMHRESFFTKKYIAGIPKADYWDPMYEDSLNLLAKLPEIATYIYAKLYRDGNRIQSNPNLDLGGNFAFMMGKGKPYDDVIRMHFILHSDHEAGNVSAHAGHLVASSLSDIYLSISAMVNGLAGPLHGLASQGVLKWLQDLREKMGGAIPTEAEMKQFVWETLNSGQVIPGFGHAVLRKTDPRYLLQREFSLKHLKDDDLFKYVDMLYKVVPDILLEHGKAKNPWPNVDAQSGIIQWHYGLQEYDFYTVLFGVGRSIGICANIIWDRALGYPLERPKSLTTDMLEEIAGIKPNAKPAAEPIE is encoded by the coding sequence ATGACAAGTTTAAAAGAAAAGCTTTACCAAAAAATTCAGGAACACCGCCCTAGAATTGAAAGACTCAATAATGAGTTTGGTGATGTAGTTGTTGATCAGGTGACCATTTCGAAACTCCTTGGAGGGATGAGAGGGCTAAAGAGTTTGATCACTGATATTTCATACTTAGATCCTAATGAAGGAATCAGGTTTAGAGGATACAAACTTGAAGAAGTTTTTGAAAAATTGCCAAAACCAAAAGGGGCGGATATGCCCTATGTTGAAGGTTTGTTTTATTTACTATTAACCGGAGATATTCCAACCGAAGCAGAAGTAACCGAGGTTGTTGATGAGTTTGCAAAAAGAAGAATTTTACCAAGGTATATATACGAACTTATTGATGCTTTTCCTTGTTGTAGTCATCCAATGACTATATTCTCATCTGCCATTATTTCAATGCATCGTGAATCTTTTTTCACAAAAAAATATATTGCCGGAATACCTAAGGCCGATTACTGGGACCCAATGTACGAGGACTCATTAAACCTGCTTGCAAAACTTCCGGAAATAGCAACTTATATCTATGCTAAATTATATCGCGATGGGAACAGGATTCAATCCAACCCTAACTTAGATTTAGGTGGCAACTTTGCATTTATGATGGGCAAAGGAAAGCCTTATGATGATGTAATCAGAATGCACTTTATTCTACATAGCGATCATGAGGCCGGAAACGTTAGTGCTCATGCAGGGCATCTTGTGGCAAGTTCTTTGTCGGATATCTATTTGTCTATTTCAGCAATGGTAAATGGATTGGCAGGGCCACTTCATGGATTGGCAAGTCAGGGCGTTTTGAAATGGTTACAAGATTTAAGGGAAAAGATGGGTGGAGCCATTCCAACTGAGGCAGAGATGAAGCAATTTGTTTGGGAGACATTAAATTCAGGCCAGGTTATTCCCGGATTCGGGCACGCAGTTTTAAGAAAAACCGACCCGCGTTATTTATTGCAACGTGAGTTTAGCCTTAAACATTTAAAAGATGATGACTTGTTTAAATATGTTGACATGCTTTATAAGGTTGTTCCTGATATTTTATTAGAGCATGGTAAAGCAAAAAATCCATGGCCTAACGTTGATGCTCAATCCGGTATTATACAATGGCATTATGGTTTGCAAGAGTATGATTTTTATACTGTACTTTTCGGTGTCGGAAGATCGATAGGTATTTGTGCAAACATTATTTGGGACCGGGCACTTGGTTATCCGTTGGAGCGGCCAAAATCATTAACAACGGATATGCTTGAAGAAATTGCCGGAATAAAGCCTAACGCAAAACCGGCGGCTGAACCTATAGAATAA
- a CDS encoding secondary thiamine-phosphate synthase enzyme YjbQ — MIKQIEFSLPAFRRGYHLITDAVEEILQELPQQGILNLFIKHTSAALTINENADSSVRIDFETILNKLVPENSFDYRHNMEGSDDMPAHIKASLMGSSVNIPISNHKLNLGTWQGIYLCEFRNNGGSRKMIATIYF; from the coding sequence TTGATCAAACAAATTGAGTTTTCATTGCCTGCATTTCGCAGGGGTTATCATTTGATAACAGATGCTGTTGAGGAAATTCTGCAGGAACTTCCTCAACAGGGCATTCTAAATTTATTCATCAAACATACATCAGCAGCGCTTACAATTAATGAGAATGCAGACTCCTCGGTGAGGATCGATTTTGAAACCATTCTGAATAAACTTGTTCCGGAAAATTCATTTGATTACAGGCATAATATGGAAGGAAGCGACGATATGCCTGCCCATATTAAGGCATCCCTGATGGGAAGTTCTGTTAATATACCGATAAGTAATCATAAATTAAACCTTGGAACCTGGCAGGGAATTTATTTGTGTGAATTCAGGAATAATGGTGGTTCACGAAAAATGATCGCGACTATCTATTTTTGA
- a CDS encoding cyclic nucleotide-binding domain-containing protein: protein MTKSKKDQVLEDRINILKNTHIFSDTGADVLNEIASALVEKHARQEKVIIHKGDMGNSMYIIVNGKVRVHDGNHVLTKLGPGSVFGEYSLIDEETRSASVTAEEPSDLLMLSQDDFFKIIFEKKEIIKGVLKVLVNRMRSMNMLEEKLSKSYLKIQKQKDEIELQHQSISKQKDLLEEQNYDLLNLNEEKNHLLSVVVHGIKNPLTSSLCLIDLIKEEEKISELQQEYTTIVENSLNRINKMINELLNINRIESKTYSLKTETIEISGLVKEVLINFNLVTTRKNLQINLNLCRCHAKLNEVYMHQIVDNLLSNAFRFAPISSGIDINLLIKDKVIHLEIIDEGPGVPKENPNSIFEIYQRQNETQKVDSNVGLGLAIVKKYVCALKGKVWCENVKNRGAMFVVEFPLMNPDFDQK from the coding sequence ATGACCAAATCAAAAAAGGATCAAGTTTTAGAGGATCGTATCAATATCCTTAAAAATACCCACATTTTTTCAGATACGGGAGCAGATGTACTCAATGAAATTGCGAGTGCCCTGGTCGAAAAACATGCCCGACAGGAAAAGGTTATCATCCATAAAGGGGATATGGGTAATTCAATGTACATCATTGTTAATGGTAAAGTCCGAGTTCACGACGGCAATCATGTACTCACAAAACTTGGCCCTGGCAGTGTTTTTGGAGAATATTCATTAATTGATGAAGAAACCCGTTCTGCTTCTGTAACTGCCGAAGAACCAAGCGATTTACTAATGCTTTCGCAGGATGATTTTTTTAAAATCATTTTTGAAAAGAAAGAAATCATTAAGGGTGTTCTGAAAGTGCTGGTAAACAGAATGCGCAGCATGAATATGCTTGAAGAAAAGCTTTCAAAAAGTTATCTGAAAATTCAAAAACAAAAAGATGAGATCGAGCTTCAGCATCAAAGCATTTCTAAGCAGAAAGATTTATTGGAGGAACAGAATTATGATCTCTTAAATTTAAATGAAGAAAAGAACCACTTATTAAGCGTGGTAGTGCATGGCATTAAAAATCCATTGACTAGTAGTTTATGCTTGATCGACCTCATTAAGGAAGAAGAGAAGATAAGCGAATTACAACAGGAATACACCACCATCGTTGAAAACTCATTGAACCGCATTAACAAAATGATCAATGAATTACTAAATATTAATCGTATTGAATCTAAAACATACAGTCTAAAGACAGAAACGATCGAAATTTCAGGTTTGGTCAAAGAAGTTTTAATCAATTTCAATTTGGTCACCACCCGAAAAAACCTCCAGATCAATTTAAATCTTTGCCGATGCCATGCAAAGTTGAATGAGGTTTACATGCATCAAATTGTTGATAATTTACTTTCAAATGCTTTTAGGTTTGCCCCAATTTCAAGTGGGATTGACATTAATTTGCTTATAAAAGACAAAGTTATTCATCTTGAAATTATTGATGAGGGGCCCGGGGTTCCCAAAGAAAATCCTAATTCAATTTTTGAAATTTATCAGCGTCAAAATGAAACACAAAAAGTGGATTCAAATGTTGGTCTTGGGTTGGCCATCGTTAAAAAATATGTATGTGCACTTAAAGGAAAGGTATGGTGCGAGAATGTTAAAAACAGAGGCGCAATGTTTGTTGTTGAGTTCCCATTGATGAATCCGGATTTTGATCAAAAATAG
- a CDS encoding DUF479 domain-containing protein — protein MNFLAHLYLSPQKEEIILGNFIADAVKGKIFYSYSEGVQKGILFHREIDRFTDQHPIFKTSCERLYPKYFRYSGVIVDIYYDHFLAKFWNEYHDQDLKEFVARAYHLLIHNFKLLPPRSKRLLPFMIAQNWLVNYSNFKDLNRVFGGMSRRTNNHSRMDEAVDELKAHYLDFEREFRAFFPEIIKFTKTSGFY, from the coding sequence ATGAACTTTTTGGCCCATCTATATCTTTCGCCACAAAAAGAGGAAATTATACTCGGCAACTTTATTGCAGATGCAGTAAAAGGAAAGATATTTTATTCCTATTCGGAAGGCGTACAAAAAGGGATTTTATTTCATCGTGAGATTGATCGGTTTACCGACCAACATCCCATATTTAAAACTAGTTGTGAGCGTCTTTATCCAAAATATTTCAGATATTCAGGCGTTATTGTAGATATTTATTACGATCACTTTTTAGCTAAATTCTGGAATGAGTATCATGATCAGGATTTAAAGGAATTTGTTGCAAGGGCCTATCATTTACTGATTCATAATTTTAAGTTATTGCCTCCTCGTTCGAAACGATTGTTGCCTTTTATGATTGCTCAAAACTGGTTGGTAAACTATTCAAACTTTAAAGATTTGAATCGGGTATTTGGCGGAATGTCGCGACGAACTAATAATCATTCCAGGATGGATGAGGCAGTAGATGAACTTAAGGCACATTATTTGGATTTTGAAAGAGAATTCAGGGCATTTTTCCCTGAAATTATTAAGTTCACAAAAACTTCAGGGTTTTATTAA
- a CDS encoding indolepyruvate ferredoxin oxidoreductase: MQKLLLLGDEAIAQGAIDAGISGIYAYPGTPSTEITEFVQKSKEAKEKGIRSNWSANEKTAMESALGMSYAGKRAMVCMKHVGLNVAADSFINSAITGSNGGLIIVSADDPSMHSSQNEQDSRFYGDFAFIPILEPSNQQEAYDMVKYGFELSEKMRIPVLFRITTRLAHSRAGVIRTQSRKQNQIKLPDNLKQFILLPAIARKQYKELLAKQVDLKAEARNSGFNTYIDGADKKLGIITCGIAYNYLMENFQGIDVPHPILKIGQYPIPEELVEKLYDACDELLILEDGYPLVEQAIKGILNKGKKIKGRLDGTIPRDGELNPNIVAVGLGKEDTKGENIPDFVAGRPPSLCKGCGHNDAFLAINEALLKYSKGRVFSDIGCYTLSALKPLESINSCVDMGASITMAMGAADAGLIPAVAAIGDSTFTHSGMTGLLDAVNNNSPITVLILDNSTTGMTGGQKSSALGKIEAICIALGVEKDHIRVLKPLPKQHEENVKVIAEELEYKGVSVIIPRRECIQTLNKRMRQKHNAKNLEV, translated from the coding sequence ATGCAAAAGTTATTATTATTGGGAGATGAGGCCATTGCTCAAGGAGCTATTGATGCAGGTATTTCAGGGATTTATGCATATCCGGGGACACCTTCAACAGAGATCACGGAGTTTGTGCAAAAATCGAAAGAGGCTAAAGAAAAGGGAATTCGATCAAATTGGTCGGCCAATGAAAAAACAGCTATGGAATCAGCTTTGGGCATGTCGTATGCCGGAAAACGGGCCATGGTTTGCATGAAGCATGTTGGATTAAATGTGGCAGCCGATTCTTTTATAAATTCTGCTATCACAGGCTCAAATGGGGGATTAATCATTGTTTCGGCCGACGATCCATCCATGCATTCTTCGCAAAACGAACAAGATTCACGTTTCTATGGTGATTTTGCATTTATACCAATATTAGAGCCATCAAATCAACAGGAAGCTTATGATATGGTAAAGTATGGGTTTGAATTATCTGAAAAAATGAGAATTCCGGTACTATTCAGAATTACTACACGTTTGGCTCATTCCCGGGCAGGAGTCATCCGAACTCAAAGCAGGAAGCAAAATCAAATTAAACTGCCTGATAATTTAAAGCAGTTCATCCTATTGCCTGCAATAGCCCGAAAACAATATAAAGAATTATTGGCCAAACAAGTAGATTTAAAAGCAGAAGCAAGAAATTCAGGTTTTAATACGTATATTGATGGAGCGGATAAAAAACTGGGAATTATTACCTGTGGAATTGCCTATAATTATTTGATGGAAAATTTTCAGGGAATTGACGTTCCTCATCCGATCCTAAAAATAGGACAATATCCTATTCCTGAGGAATTGGTTGAAAAATTGTACGATGCCTGCGATGAATTATTAATTCTGGAAGATGGTTATCCATTGGTTGAACAGGCTATTAAAGGAATACTTAATAAGGGTAAAAAAATTAAAGGAAGATTAGACGGGACCATTCCACGCGATGGAGAATTAAACCCTAATATTGTTGCTGTTGGTTTAGGTAAGGAAGATACCAAAGGTGAAAATATTCCTGACTTTGTAGCCGGGAGACCACCCTCACTTTGCAAAGGTTGCGGTCATAATGATGCTTTTCTGGCAATAAATGAAGCACTTTTAAAATACTCAAAAGGACGGGTTTTTTCGGATATCGGTTGTTATACTTTGAGTGCGCTCAAGCCTCTCGAATCTATCAACTCATGTGTTGATATGGGAGCCTCAATTACAATGGCAATGGGAGCTGCCGATGCGGGTTTGATTCCTGCGGTTGCCGCAATTGGCGATTCTACTTTTACTCATTCGGGAATGACAGGTTTGCTTGATGCAGTCAATAATAATTCTCCTATTACTGTTTTAATTCTGGATAACTCGACTACCGGAATGACCGGTGGGCAAAAATCATCTGCACTGGGAAAAATTGAGGCAATTTGCATAGCTCTGGGTGTTGAAAAAGATCATATCCGGGTACTTAAACCATTGCCAAAACAACACGAAGAAAATGTTAAAGTAATAGCTGAAGAGTTAGAGTATAAAGGTGTTTCGGTGATCATCCCACGCAGGGAGTGCATACAAACCCTTAATAAAAGAATGCGGCAAAAACATAATGCAAAAAATTTGGAAGTATAA
- a CDS encoding indolepyruvate oxidoreductase subunit beta: MKKDIILAGVGGQGILSIAATIGTAAIDLNLQLKQAEVHGMSQRGGDVQSHLRLSSNPIASDLIPQGKADLIISIEPMESLRYLPMLSKDGWIIANTQPFINIPNYPNLEQIIEKIKSIPNHIAINADEIAKEIGSERSANMVILGASAPFLDIEISTLEKAIRTIFGGKGEEVVQLNLKAFRAGLNFSMINK; the protein is encoded by the coding sequence ATGAAAAAGGATATCATACTTGCAGGTGTTGGAGGACAAGGAATACTATCTATTGCCGCAACCATCGGAACAGCAGCCATAGATTTAAATCTACAATTAAAACAGGCGGAAGTTCACGGAATGAGCCAAAGGGGAGGGGATGTACAATCGCACCTTCGATTATCTTCAAACCCTATTGCTTCTGATCTGATTCCGCAAGGCAAAGCAGATTTGATTATTTCTATCGAACCCATGGAATCGTTGAGATATCTGCCTATGCTATCAAAAGATGGTTGGATCATTGCAAATACACAACCCTTTATAAATATTCCAAATTACCCTAATCTGGAGCAAATCATCGAAAAAATTAAATCAATACCGAATCATATTGCCATAAATGCTGACGAAATTGCAAAAGAAATTGGTTCTGAACGTTCGGCAAATATGGTAATTTTAGGCGCCAGCGCTCCCTTTCTGGATATTGAAATAAGTACGCTCGAAAAAGCCATCCGCACTATTTTCGGTGGCAAAGGAGAGGAAGTGGTGCAGCTCAATTTAAAAGCATTTAGGGCAGGTTTAAATTTTTCTATGATTAATAAATAA
- a CDS encoding nuclear transport factor 2 family protein produces the protein MRIYLILFIVVFSSAAMAQDIKPQNKDLTRINVINNVMDQWHKAAANADFEAFFACMDGDGYYIGTDESEKWTIKEFKAFCKPYFDRGSAWDFKPFDRGVYFNKKKNIAWIDEKLDTWMGVCRSSGVLIKTKDGWKIKHYQLSVTVPNDIVRDFIQLVNQYKTKQTK, from the coding sequence ATGCGTATTTATCTCATTTTATTTATTGTAGTATTTTCAAGTGCCGCAATGGCACAGGACATTAAGCCCCAAAATAAAGACCTGACACGGATCAATGTCATTAATAATGTCATGGATCAGTGGCATAAAGCTGCTGCTAATGCTGATTTTGAGGCGTTCTTTGCATGCATGGATGGTGATGGGTATTATATTGGAACAGATGAATCGGAGAAATGGACCATAAAAGAATTTAAAGCTTTTTGTAAGCCCTATTTTGATCGTGGTTCGGCATGGGATTTTAAGCCTTTTGATAGAGGGGTTTACTTTAATAAGAAAAAAAATATTGCCTGGATTGATGAAAAACTGGATACCTGGATGGGGGTTTGTCGTTCGTCGGGCGTGCTTATAAAAACCAAAGATGGTTGGAAAATTAAACATTATCAATTATCGGTTACTGTTCCGAACGATATCGTGCGGGATTTTATCCAACTGGTTAATCAGTATAAAACTAAACAGACTAAATAG
- a CDS encoding M23 family metallopeptidase, which translates to MNKRLKEVVILIIAGLTIIISVHFWQRNKESGLQYEEIPIVFEPTIKYGIVIDSFEVVKDQIKRNEFLADILLSYNVDYSKIDLAVKMARPVFDVRRIRAGHHYSVFISTDSKQSVQYFIYEDSPTSYIVFDLRDTVHVHAGEKEVQIRMSEIEGKITSSLWNSLVENNGDPNLANELSEIYAWTIDFFGIQKGDYYRVIFEELYVDNKKIGLGNVHASLFNHMKSYHYAFYFIQDSIGDYFDENGGSLRRAFLKAPLKFKRISSKFSNSRLHPILKIRRAHHGVDYAAPTGTPVHSIGDGVIVEMKRTREGGNQLKIKHNGTYSTAYLHLSGYAKGIRVGKKVRQGELVAYVGSTGLSSGPHLDFRFYRNGNAIDPLKVESPPVNPVDPLNLESFKQLVNNYMELLLKDHDQAELEYPNVK; encoded by the coding sequence ATGAATAAAAGACTTAAAGAGGTTGTCATATTAATCATTGCAGGATTAACCATCATAATTAGTGTTCACTTTTGGCAGAGAAATAAAGAATCTGGGTTGCAATATGAAGAAATTCCAATAGTTTTTGAACCTACTATAAAATATGGCATCGTCATCGACTCATTTGAAGTAGTAAAAGATCAGATTAAAAGAAATGAATTTCTGGCAGACATACTCCTTTCATATAATGTTGATTATTCAAAAATTGATTTGGCCGTAAAAATGGCAAGGCCTGTTTTTGATGTTCGTCGAATTCGTGCAGGTCATCATTATTCAGTTTTTATAAGCACCGATTCAAAACAAAGTGTTCAGTATTTTATTTATGAAGATAGCCCAACCTCTTATATTGTATTTGATTTGAGAGACACTGTTCATGTCCATGCTGGTGAAAAAGAAGTACAAATACGTATGAGTGAAATTGAAGGCAAAATTACATCTTCACTTTGGAATTCACTGGTTGAAAATAATGGCGATCCAAATTTGGCTAACGAACTTTCAGAAATTTATGCATGGACCATTGATTTTTTTGGTATTCAAAAGGGAGATTATTATAGAGTAATTTTTGAAGAACTTTATGTGGATAATAAAAAAATTGGTCTAGGCAATGTGCATGCTTCATTATTCAATCATATGAAAAGTTATCATTATGCATTTTATTTTATCCAAGATAGTATAGGTGATTATTTTGATGAAAATGGCGGGAGTTTAAGAAGGGCATTCCTGAAGGCTCCATTAAAATTTAAACGAATCAGTTCAAAATTTTCCAATAGTCGTTTGCATCCCATTTTAAAAATAAGAAGAGCGCATCATGGTGTGGATTATGCAGCTCCAACAGGAACACCGGTTCATTCAATTGGGGATGGAGTAATTGTGGAGATGAAAAGGACCCGAGAAGGTGGCAATCAGTTAAAAATCAAACATAATGGTACATATTCTACTGCTTACCTTCATCTTTCAGGATATGCTAAAGGGATTAGAGTAGGTAAAAAGGTCAGACAGGGTGAACTTGTTGCCTATGTCGGATCGACCGGTTTATCAAGTGGCCCACACCTTGATTTTCGCTTTTATCGAAACGGAAATGCCATCGATCCTCTTAAAGTGGAATCACCTCCGGTTAATCCTGTAGATCCTCTTAATCTTGAAAGTTTTAAGCAATTGGTAAATAATTACATGGAATTGCTATTAAAGGATCACGATCAAGCCGAATTGGAATACCCAAATGTTAAATAA
- a CDS encoding SusD/RagB family nutrient-binding outer membrane lipoprotein — protein MKRKYFNITLVLTALIFISSCTKDWEEMNTDPNNPTDGPMTNLLANAIATTGLAFYDSWNQMNSSLSYAGHVTKIAYIDEARYNFRPGILEGDFSNYYRIQIDLQKVIGKAQATENKYAEAAALTLSVYNWQQAVDKWGDIPYSEAITAETEANLTPAYDDAAAIYADLFTKIEKANTLFNSPPSALNVLGAGDFLYGNNAKKWQKFCNALHLRLAIRTQNLAELNKVLAAPATYPLFANNAEEAKLKWPGVAPYKEPWASDNDTRDDHGMAKTFIDMMLALADPRLPVYARTNTSGNYRGAPEGAPNNAFNVNDISRIGTKYRNDYAGYSYFLRFSEQEFIKAEAYLLAGNASAAKTAYEAGVAASFEETGMTASLAAYMTKAEVAWDNNTVYNNKTKIWLQKWIALFKQGQELWAENRRTDFPVMPAAIGSVFPGHNRQPFREPYPNNEFTLNGASIAPAAAGIVDYYWGKQLFWDKRTGVN, from the coding sequence ATGAAAAGAAAATATTTTAACATAACATTGGTGCTAACTGCGTTGATTTTTATCTCATCTTGCACCAAGGATTGGGAGGAAATGAACACTGACCCCAATAACCCTACTGATGGTCCGATGACCAACTTATTGGCTAATGCCATTGCAACTACAGGATTAGCTTTCTACGATTCGTGGAACCAAATGAATAGTAGTTTAAGCTATGCAGGACATGTAACAAAAATTGCTTATATAGACGAAGCCAGATACAATTTCCGTCCCGGTATACTTGAAGGTGATTTTAGTAATTATTATCGTATTCAGATAGACTTACAAAAAGTAATAGGCAAAGCTCAAGCAACTGAAAATAAGTATGCTGAAGCTGCGGCACTAACATTATCGGTTTATAACTGGCAACAGGCTGTTGATAAATGGGGTGACATTCCCTATTCTGAAGCGATTACAGCTGAAACAGAAGCTAACCTAACACCAGCTTATGACGATGCTGCTGCTATTTATGCTGATTTGTTTACTAAAATTGAGAAGGCTAATACTTTATTTAATTCACCTCCTTCTGCTCTTAATGTATTAGGTGCCGGTGATTTTCTATATGGTAACAATGCTAAGAAATGGCAAAAATTTTGTAATGCACTTCATTTACGATTAGCAATCAGAACCCAGAATCTTGCTGAATTAAATAAGGTTCTGGCTGCCCCGGCAACTTACCCTCTATTTGCAAATAATGCTGAAGAGGCTAAACTTAAGTGGCCAGGTGTTGCTCCTTACAAAGAGCCATGGGCAAGTGATAACGACACTCGTGATGATCATGGTATGGCTAAGACCTTTATTGATATGATGTTAGCATTAGCTGATCCTAGACTTCCTGTTTATGCAAGGACGAATACTTCAGGTAACTATAGAGGAGCTCCGGAAGGTGCACCAAACAATGCATTCAACGTAAATGACATTTCCAGAATCGGAACAAAATATCGTAACGATTATGCAGGTTATTCATATTTCCTACGTTTTTCTGAACAAGAGTTTATCAAAGCAGAAGCTTACTTATTAGCTGGAAATGCAAGTGCTGCAAAAACAGCTTATGAGGCAGGAGTAGCAGCTAGTTTTGAAGAAACCGGGATGACAGCTTCTTTAGCAGCTTATATGACTAAAGCAGAAGTTGCTTGGGATAACAATACGGTTTATAACAATAAAACCAAAATCTGGTTACAAAAATGGATTGCCTTATTCAAACAAGGTCAAGAATTATGGGCCGAAAACCGCAGAACAGATTTTCCTGTAATGCCTGCAGCTATTGGTTCAGTATTCCCAGGTCATAACCGACAACCATTCCGGGAGCCTTATCCAAATAATGAATTTACCTTAAATGGTGCCAGCATTGCACCGGCAGCTGCTGGTATTGTTGACTACTATTGGGGAAAACAATTATTCTGGGATAAACGTACCGGTGTAAACTAA